From Pseudovibrio sp. Tun.PSC04-5.I4, a single genomic window includes:
- a CDS encoding TetR/AcrR family transcriptional regulator: protein MPRPSVQSTRLSEIIDAAVKCVAHYGLEGVTLDRIAAETGLKRPLIRHHAGNREEIINAVVTHVLSGFAELTKTFANALPAKNRSFTAVEYLFDDQTHSDPAEMMVFQSIVAASDRFPKEREALLLWLGDFTMVIVEAIKRDFLDVDKESAEIVAHGIVAIYFNIDSLAPLQPPQEWRRYAKKAAQLLLRSLESHVTT, encoded by the coding sequence ATGCCTAGACCTAGTGTTCAATCGACCAGACTCTCAGAAATCATTGATGCGGCTGTAAAATGCGTTGCTCATTATGGTTTGGAAGGTGTGACACTTGATAGGATAGCGGCAGAGACCGGACTGAAACGCCCGCTTATCAGGCACCATGCTGGTAACCGGGAGGAGATAATTAATGCTGTTGTAACGCATGTTCTTTCAGGGTTTGCAGAGCTTACCAAGACGTTTGCAAATGCACTTCCGGCCAAGAACAGGTCCTTCACAGCTGTAGAGTACCTGTTTGATGATCAGACACATTCTGATCCCGCTGAGATGATGGTGTTCCAATCCATCGTTGCAGCATCAGATCGCTTTCCAAAGGAACGCGAGGCACTCTTGCTGTGGCTAGGTGATTTCACAATGGTTATCGTCGAGGCAATCAAACGCGACTTTCTAGATGTAGACAAAGAATCTGCAGAGATTGTCGCGCATGGCATAGTAGCGATCTACTTTAATATTGATTCCTTGGCTCCCCTTCAGCCTCCACAGGAGTGGCGGCGATATGCCAAAAAAGCGGCGCAGCTGCTTTTGAGGTCCTTGGAAAGTCATGTAACTACTTAA
- a CDS encoding putative monovalent cation/H+ antiporter subunit A codes for MPLFGVEATFWALLAPFVAAALSPFLTRSLKHNASWVLAIFPALIFLQFLSFVPDVANGQTYKASLEWVPSFNVNFSIYLDGLSVVFALLISGIGTFITLYAGGYLKGHQNLGSFLSYLFLFMGAMLGVVVSDNVITLFIYWELTSITSFLLIGFDHLKKASRRAAVQALIITGGGGLALMAGLLLAGFVGGSFEMSELLNSGDVLRDSAYYTPIFILVVLGAFTKSAQFPFHFWLPNAMEAPTPVSAYLHSATMVKAGVYLLMRMHPVLGDTELWMTVLPVFGGITLIVGTVLGIRQTDLKLVLAYTTVASLGLLVMLIGTSDPIAIQGAAAYLFAHSLFKGSLFMMVGTVDHEAGTRDLTRVGGLFSAMPVTAIAAILAVLSMAGLPPFIGFIAKEVLYDGTWHAVNGGLLTGVAVLGNAMMFALAATVAIKPFFGAKVKTPKVAHEGPILLIAGSITLAVIGAVAGLFVSPVGQEFLSPMTSSILGEPFDASMHLVPTSLSPALYLSLTTVGLGLLILMYMDKLRPIVAEVLRAIGWGPDKGFDQAVDAIVRFATAVTQGVQTGNMVTYMRVTFSVIALALIIPMTLSGNWPALEGIGSLYAYEWFIIAMVVIGVYAVVTATYRVTAIVLLGIQGFAVALIYLLFGAPDLSFTQFMVETLSVVILALVMTRLNLKPTDARSSREKIFDISLAVICGTGISMLLMTVVQIPFDPTLSEFFTQYSRTIAHGRNIVNVILVDFRGFDTIGEISVVMVTGLAVLALIRVRPKSKTKTKTEGNRS; via the coding sequence ATGCCTTTATTTGGTGTCGAGGCAACGTTTTGGGCGCTACTAGCTCCTTTTGTTGCTGCAGCGCTTAGCCCATTTTTGACGAGAAGTTTAAAACACAACGCTTCATGGGTTTTGGCTATATTCCCTGCGTTGATTTTCCTTCAGTTTCTGTCATTTGTTCCAGATGTCGCAAACGGGCAAACATACAAGGCAAGCCTTGAATGGGTTCCTTCATTCAATGTGAATTTTTCCATTTACCTTGATGGACTGTCAGTGGTGTTCGCTCTGCTGATCTCGGGAATTGGCACATTCATCACTCTGTATGCAGGTGGCTACCTTAAGGGGCATCAAAACCTCGGGTCATTCCTGTCCTACCTTTTCCTCTTTATGGGCGCCATGCTTGGCGTGGTGGTTTCTGACAACGTCATTACCCTGTTTATTTACTGGGAACTGACGTCAATCACTTCGTTCTTGTTGATCGGTTTCGACCATTTGAAAAAAGCCTCACGTCGGGCTGCAGTTCAGGCACTTATTATTACGGGTGGCGGTGGGCTGGCGTTGATGGCAGGGCTGCTTCTGGCTGGATTTGTGGGCGGCAGCTTCGAAATGAGCGAGTTGCTTAATTCAGGAGACGTCCTTCGCGACAGTGCTTACTATACACCAATCTTCATATTGGTGGTTTTAGGCGCATTCACCAAATCAGCTCAGTTCCCATTCCATTTCTGGCTTCCCAACGCCATGGAAGCTCCAACCCCTGTTTCAGCCTACCTGCATTCCGCGACCATGGTGAAAGCAGGTGTTTACCTGCTGATGCGTATGCATCCGGTTCTTGGAGACACAGAGCTTTGGATGACGGTGCTGCCGGTGTTTGGTGGGATCACTCTGATTGTTGGTACCGTTTTAGGGATCCGGCAGACAGATTTGAAGCTTGTTCTGGCTTACACGACAGTGGCCTCGCTTGGCCTTCTGGTCATGCTGATAGGGACATCCGACCCGATCGCTATTCAGGGAGCCGCTGCATACTTGTTCGCTCACTCACTCTTCAAAGGCTCACTGTTTATGATGGTCGGCACTGTCGATCATGAAGCTGGCACAAGAGACCTAACCAGAGTAGGGGGCCTGTTTTCCGCCATGCCGGTAACAGCGATAGCCGCTATCCTTGCTGTTTTGTCCATGGCAGGCCTTCCGCCGTTTATTGGGTTCATTGCCAAGGAAGTGCTTTATGATGGCACATGGCATGCTGTAAATGGCGGGTTGTTGACTGGTGTTGCAGTTCTCGGCAACGCTATGATGTTTGCGCTTGCAGCAACAGTGGCAATCAAACCGTTCTTCGGTGCAAAAGTTAAAACACCGAAAGTCGCCCATGAGGGGCCGATCTTACTAATAGCCGGGTCAATTACTCTTGCAGTCATAGGCGCTGTTGCAGGCCTTTTTGTCTCCCCCGTCGGACAGGAATTCTTGTCACCTATGACCTCTTCCATTTTGGGGGAGCCATTTGATGCGTCGATGCACTTGGTGCCGACAAGTTTGTCACCAGCGCTTTATCTGTCACTCACGACAGTTGGCTTAGGTCTATTGATCCTCATGTACATGGATAAGCTTCGGCCTATTGTGGCGGAGGTTTTGCGTGCAATTGGATGGGGACCTGACAAAGGCTTCGATCAGGCAGTGGATGCTATTGTTCGCTTTGCGACTGCAGTAACTCAAGGTGTTCAGACTGGGAACATGGTCACCTATATGCGGGTAACGTTCTCGGTGATCGCTCTGGCACTGATCATTCCAATGACTTTAAGTGGAAACTGGCCTGCTCTAGAGGGTATTGGCAGCCTCTATGCTTACGAATGGTTTATCATCGCCATGGTTGTGATCGGTGTTTATGCCGTAGTGACAGCGACATACCGGGTGACCGCGATTGTTCTCCTTGGCATTCAGGGTTTTGCTGTCGCACTGATTTACCTTCTCTTTGGTGCACCTGACTTGTCCTTCACTCAGTTCATGGTTGAGACATTATCAGTGGTTATTCTGGCTCTTGTAATGACCAGGTTGAACCTGAAACCGACAGATGCAAGGTCATCTAGAGAAAAGATATTCGATATCAGTCTTGCCGTTATCTGCGGTACTGGCATCAGCATGCTGCTTATGACAGTTGTACAGATTCCGTTTGACCCGACACTGTCGGAGTTCTTCACTCAATACAGTCGAACCATCGCGCATGGGCGAAACATCGTAAACGTTATTCTCGTGGACTTCCGAGGCTTTGATACGATTGGTGAGATTTCCGTTGTCATGGTCACAGGTCTGGCGGTTTTAGCCCTCATCAGAGTGCGCCCTAAATCCAAAACGAAAACAAAGACTGAGGGCAATCGCTCATGA
- a CDS encoding Na+/H+ antiporter subunit C translates to METLFAVLVGILFAGSIYLMLSRKLVRILLGIAILGNAVNLLIFTAGRLTRDVPPIIPLNSYLPVEATANPLPQALVLTAIVISFSFLAFFFVLGYRAYQELGTDDLLEMRVAEPEEHTEPPLGY, encoded by the coding sequence ATGGAAACGCTTTTTGCAGTTCTTGTCGGGATTTTGTTTGCAGGCTCAATTTACCTGATGCTTTCGCGCAAGCTTGTTAGAATTTTGCTCGGCATTGCCATCCTTGGCAACGCTGTGAATCTTCTGATCTTTACGGCTGGGCGGCTGACACGTGATGTCCCACCAATCATTCCGTTAAACAGTTATCTTCCAGTTGAAGCAACGGCAAACCCGCTGCCACAAGCGCTGGTGCTGACCGCAATCGTAATCTCGTTCTCGTTTCTGGCGTTCTTTTTTGTGCTTGGATATCGCGCCTATCAGGAACTGGGAACCGATGATCTGCTGGAAATGCGTGTTGCAGAACCGGAAGAACACACAGAACCGCCGCTGGGGTACTAA
- a CDS encoding YbfB/YjiJ family MFS transporter, which yields MAKISGKLMGTSTRGQKDKFALLSAVGGCFAMAAIMGIGRFVYTPVLPFMLQDGSLNEVNAGFVASSNYLGYLLGALLAARAPLPGGPYRIFIIALAISTLVTFLMAFSLGVYWYIIIRFIAGLASAYAFVLVANIVMQRLAERQSLNLFPIHFTGVGFGIAGSSLMIEWLGSNLETASQLWLASGFLSLALSVCVPFLLPPEPQKAPVSAASQTPEITKASANKLTLSAWRLIIAYGCFGFGYVITATFLGALAGSTPELAPMKSMGWLLVGLAVIPSVFIWERLAVRIGYGRAIAAACTLEAVGVALSVLVPTIAGLSGAAILLGGTFVGITSIGLIEARRIAGSDPRQIVGLMTAAFGVGQMFGPSFAGYLYELNGNFTAASLAAAGALILAALLTIKRFVPA from the coding sequence GTGGCAAAAATATCCGGAAAACTCATGGGAACATCCACCAGAGGACAAAAAGACAAGTTTGCACTGTTGTCTGCGGTAGGTGGCTGTTTTGCTATGGCTGCGATTATGGGAATTGGGCGTTTTGTTTATACCCCAGTCCTACCATTCATGTTGCAGGATGGATCGCTCAATGAGGTCAACGCCGGATTTGTCGCCTCTTCCAACTACCTTGGATACCTTCTCGGGGCTTTGTTGGCAGCTCGTGCGCCCCTGCCCGGAGGCCCTTATCGAATCTTTATCATTGCGCTGGCAATCAGCACACTTGTTACGTTTCTCATGGCCTTTTCACTGGGCGTTTACTGGTACATCATCATTCGCTTTATCGCTGGATTGGCGAGCGCCTATGCATTCGTTCTGGTGGCTAATATTGTTATGCAAAGGCTTGCAGAGCGACAAAGCCTCAATTTATTTCCCATTCACTTTACTGGCGTCGGGTTTGGTATTGCAGGCTCCTCCTTGATGATTGAGTGGCTGGGTTCAAATCTGGAAACGGCTTCCCAACTCTGGTTGGCAAGCGGGTTTTTGAGTTTAGCCCTTTCTGTGTGCGTTCCATTTCTCTTGCCGCCTGAACCTCAAAAGGCTCCGGTATCTGCTGCATCCCAAACGCCTGAAATAACGAAGGCCAGCGCCAACAAACTCACGTTGAGCGCGTGGCGGCTTATTATCGCTTACGGCTGTTTTGGGTTTGGTTACGTCATCACGGCCACCTTTTTGGGAGCCTTAGCAGGCTCTACTCCCGAGCTTGCCCCCATGAAATCAATGGGCTGGCTCTTGGTTGGCCTTGCAGTTATTCCCTCTGTGTTTATCTGGGAGAGACTGGCCGTCCGCATTGGTTATGGCCGGGCTATTGCAGCAGCCTGTACACTGGAAGCTGTTGGTGTTGCATTGAGCGTGCTTGTGCCCACGATTGCAGGGCTTTCGGGTGCAGCAATCTTGCTGGGAGGTACGTTCGTCGGCATCACATCCATAGGGCTGATAGAAGCGCGGCGCATCGCAGGCTCTGATCCAAGGCAAATCGTTGGGTTGATGACAGCCGCTTTTGGTGTGGGGCAGATGTTCGGGCCTAGCTTTGCCGGATACCTTTACGAGCTCAATGGCAACTTCACCGCTGCATCGCTTGCAGCAGCAGGCGCGCTCATTTTGGCTGCACTGCTTACTATCAAACGATTTGTCCCAGCCTAA
- a CDS encoding superoxide dismutase, giving the protein MSFALEDLPYAYDALAPYMSAETLEFHHDKHHMAYVTNGNKLLEGSGLEGKSLEEIVKASYGTNAGLFNNAGQHLNHLHFWKWMKPNGGGSSLPGVLAKKIEEDLGGFDKFRADFINAGLTQFGSGWAWLAVKGGKLVVMKTPNGENPIVHGATPILGCDVWEHSYYIDYRNARPKYLEAFVDNLINWEHVEELYSAAV; this is encoded by the coding sequence ATGTCTTTTGCACTCGAAGACTTGCCATACGCATACGACGCACTGGCACCATACATGTCTGCTGAAACTCTCGAGTTTCACCACGACAAGCACCATATGGCTTATGTGACCAACGGCAACAAGCTGCTCGAAGGTTCAGGTCTGGAAGGCAAGAGCCTCGAAGAGATCGTTAAGGCAAGCTACGGCACCAACGCCGGCCTCTTTAACAATGCTGGTCAGCACCTCAATCACCTTCACTTTTGGAAATGGATGAAGCCAAATGGCGGCGGTTCTTCCCTGCCAGGCGTTTTGGCGAAGAAGATTGAAGAGGATCTTGGTGGCTTCGATAAATTCCGTGCAGACTTCATCAATGCTGGCTTGACCCAGTTTGGTTCAGGCTGGGCATGGCTTGCAGTCAAAGGCGGCAAGCTGGTTGTGATGAAAACACCTAACGGTGAAAATCCAATCGTACACGGCGCAACTCCAATTCTGGGTTGCGATGTATGGGAGCATTCCTATTACATCGACTACCGCAATGCGCGTCCTAAGTACCTTGAAGCCTTCGTTGATAACCTGATCAACTGGGAACACGTGGAAGAGCTGTATTCTGCAGCTGTCTAA
- a CDS encoding SRPBCC family protein produces MSKHSTGMPVLPKEAYTSQEWFDREQELIFSKTWAFAGFQEDVFEPGQYISVPAGLNNIFIVMGRDHRLRAFHNICRHRGTQLLRAEGKTQKAITCPYHDWTYDLEGNLISVPDQEQEFPGIDLSCNGLKKASVDIWRGMLWVHPDENAPSIVNWFGKVEPYLAPYDPAQLIETEEGYSKHEIKANWKIIVENYIDGYHLSHLHSHTLNMYDHSKIECEFVGPHFAFWEPLADFYAKEVEKVSPMPLIAGIPKDRMGAWVPMLFPGIGLGESENSWSTFHITPIAPDRSSVEIRTRVANESMWNFTKAAMASASFWGKHLGAKYDGDPKVDPMSSGDFMVEDIYACEQQQKSLKAHILNMVHPLNEVRSL; encoded by the coding sequence ATGTCTAAGCACAGCACTGGTATGCCTGTTCTCCCCAAAGAAGCTTACACGTCGCAGGAATGGTTTGATCGCGAACAAGAACTGATTTTCTCTAAAACTTGGGCATTCGCTGGATTTCAAGAGGATGTTTTTGAACCGGGGCAGTACATCTCTGTTCCAGCCGGGTTAAATAACATCTTCATCGTCATGGGGCGAGATCACCGCTTGCGCGCGTTTCACAACATCTGCCGGCACCGTGGGACCCAGCTGCTGCGTGCTGAAGGTAAAACGCAAAAAGCGATCACCTGTCCTTATCACGACTGGACTTATGATCTGGAAGGTAACTTGATTTCAGTGCCTGATCAGGAGCAGGAATTTCCAGGCATAGATCTGTCGTGCAACGGTTTAAAAAAAGCGTCTGTCGATATCTGGCGTGGAATGCTTTGGGTCCATCCAGACGAGAATGCGCCCTCTATCGTCAACTGGTTCGGCAAGGTTGAGCCGTATCTTGCTCCCTATGATCCAGCTCAACTCATTGAGACGGAGGAGGGCTATTCAAAGCACGAGATTAAAGCCAATTGGAAGATCATTGTTGAGAACTACATTGATGGCTATCATCTGTCTCACCTCCATTCTCATACATTGAACATGTACGATCACTCCAAAATTGAGTGTGAATTTGTTGGCCCTCACTTTGCCTTCTGGGAACCCCTGGCTGATTTCTATGCAAAGGAGGTCGAGAAAGTTTCTCCAATGCCATTGATAGCGGGCATCCCGAAAGATCGGATGGGAGCATGGGTTCCAATGTTGTTCCCCGGTATTGGTTTGGGTGAATCCGAAAACTCATGGTCAACATTTCACATCACTCCAATTGCACCGGATCGTTCTAGTGTGGAGATCAGAACCAGAGTAGCAAACGAGTCCATGTGGAACTTCACCAAAGCAGCAATGGCTTCAGCCTCGTTCTGGGGGAAACATTTGGGCGCTAAATATGATGGTGATCCTAAAGTGGATCCCATGTCCTCTGGCGACTTCATGGTTGAAGACATATACGCCTGCGAACAGCAGCAAAAGTCCCTGAAAGCCCATATTTTGAACATGGTCCATCCTCTAAACGAGGTGAGAAGCCTGTGA
- a CDS encoding S9 family peptidase, with amino-acid sequence MNKMKPPKVQARSHETSHHGITRNEPYAWLRADNWQEVMRDPSVLDPAIRDYLEAENSYTDAEMQDTKDLQDTLFGELKGRIKEDDSSVPTPDGEYAYSTKFVEGGQHPKFIRTKRDGSDPVTLVDGDLEAKDKAFFSFGGASHSDDHKYLAWAYDDKGSEYYTLRVRDTATGKDLEDTIPDTGAGGVWSKDGQYLFYVQVDANHRPSKLFRHKMGTAPSEDTLVYEEQDTSFFVGLGRTQSGRFICIGSGDHETSEVWLIPSDDPLAKPRLVAERETSIEYSVEDNGDRLLILTNADDAEDFKIVSVPLVAQMAMPGRSHWVDMIVHQPGRLILTHAVYKDHLVWLERVDGLPRIVIHRFADGISHSIEFDEEAYGLGLASGYEYDTTAIRFTYSSMTTPSKVYDYDLLTRERVLRKTQEVPSGHDASAYITRRLMAPSHDGTLVPVSLLYKRSTVLDGSAPCLLYGYGSYGISVPASFSTNALSLVDRGFVYAIAHIRGGKDKGYAWYKNGRREFKKNTFHDFIACANYLAKEGFTSHERIVAHGGSAGGMLMGACANMAPEAFAAMIAEVPFVDVLTTMLDDSLPLTPIEWPEWGDPIRDKNAYGYIASYSPIDNVEAKAYPAIFALGGLTDPRVTYWEPAKWVATLREKKTGDNLVMLRTNMDAGHGGASGRFDRLKEVALVYAFALKQTGKA; translated from the coding sequence ATGAACAAGATGAAACCTCCAAAAGTGCAAGCCCGCTCTCACGAAACAAGCCATCATGGCATAACACGCAATGAGCCGTACGCCTGGCTTCGAGCGGACAATTGGCAGGAGGTGATGCGCGATCCATCTGTTCTGGATCCAGCTATCCGGGACTATCTGGAAGCCGAGAACTCGTATACCGATGCCGAAATGCAGGATACCAAAGACCTGCAGGATACGCTTTTTGGAGAACTGAAGGGCCGCATCAAAGAGGATGACAGTTCGGTTCCTACTCCAGATGGCGAATACGCTTACTCAACAAAGTTTGTAGAAGGCGGGCAACACCCAAAGTTTATCCGTACGAAACGAGACGGAAGTGATCCTGTCACCTTGGTTGATGGCGATTTGGAAGCAAAGGACAAAGCCTTTTTTAGCTTTGGCGGCGCTTCTCATAGCGACGACCACAAATACCTTGCCTGGGCCTATGACGATAAAGGCTCTGAGTATTACACCTTGAGGGTTCGCGATACGGCGACGGGTAAAGATCTGGAGGACACTATTCCCGATACCGGGGCTGGTGGCGTCTGGTCTAAAGACGGGCAATACCTGTTTTATGTGCAGGTGGATGCAAACCATCGTCCTTCAAAGCTGTTCCGTCATAAAATGGGAACCGCCCCTTCTGAAGACACTCTGGTTTATGAAGAGCAAGACACGAGCTTCTTTGTTGGCTTGGGCAGAACCCAGTCAGGCCGGTTTATCTGTATCGGTTCTGGCGATCATGAGACCTCTGAAGTCTGGCTCATCCCCTCTGATGATCCGCTTGCCAAGCCGCGTCTGGTTGCTGAGCGAGAAACAAGCATTGAATACTCCGTTGAAGACAATGGAGATCGCCTCCTCATCCTGACCAATGCAGATGATGCAGAAGATTTCAAGATTGTAAGCGTCCCTCTTGTTGCGCAAATGGCCATGCCGGGTCGCAGCCACTGGGTTGACATGATTGTTCATCAACCGGGGCGTTTGATCCTGACGCATGCTGTCTACAAAGACCATCTGGTGTGGTTGGAGCGGGTTGACGGCTTGCCGCGTATTGTCATCCATCGTTTTGCTGACGGCATTTCTCATTCAATTGAGTTTGATGAAGAGGCTTACGGCCTTGGCCTCGCCAGCGGGTATGAATACGACACGACCGCTATCCGGTTTACGTATTCTTCCATGACAACTCCGAGTAAGGTTTATGATTACGACCTGCTCACGCGAGAAAGGGTCCTGCGCAAAACGCAGGAAGTTCCTTCTGGCCACGATGCTTCCGCATACATCACGCGCCGTTTGATGGCCCCCTCTCACGATGGCACGCTCGTTCCTGTGTCATTGCTTTATAAGCGTTCAACCGTGTTGGATGGCAGTGCGCCTTGCCTGCTGTACGGCTATGGCTCCTATGGCATCTCCGTACCAGCGAGCTTTTCGACCAACGCTCTGTCGCTAGTTGATCGTGGTTTTGTCTACGCCATTGCGCATATCCGCGGCGGCAAAGACAAAGGCTATGCATGGTATAAGAATGGCCGGCGTGAGTTTAAGAAGAACACATTCCACGACTTCATTGCCTGCGCCAACTACCTCGCGAAAGAAGGCTTTACCTCACATGAGCGCATCGTTGCCCATGGTGGCTCTGCTGGCGGCATGCTCATGGGTGCTTGTGCCAACATGGCTCCCGAGGCGTTTGCAGCTATGATTGCTGAGGTGCCGTTTGTGGATGTCTTGACGACTATGCTCGATGACAGCTTGCCTTTGACGCCGATTGAATGGCCAGAATGGGGTGATCCCATCCGCGATAAAAACGCTTATGGTTACATCGCGTCTTACAGCCCTATCGACAATGTGGAAGCTAAGGCCTATCCGGCGATCTTTGCTCTTGGCGGCCTTACAGATCCGCGCGTGACATACTGGGAGCCGGCCAAGTGGGTTGCAACCCTTCGCGAGAAAAAGACAGGCGACAATTTGGTGATGTTGCGCACCAATATGGATGCGGGACACGGCGGTGCATCAGGTCGTTTTGATCGGCTGAAAGAAGTTGCTCTGGTTTACGCCTTTGCATTGAAACAAACCGGCAAGGCGTAG
- the msrB gene encoding peptide-methionine (R)-S-oxide reductase MsrB, with amino-acid sequence MFDKKRPNDMTEADWKETLTPEQFHVLRQKGTERAFTGPNWNTFELGTYSCAACSAKLFKSDTKFDAGCGWPSFFEAVAPDVVTEHKDASHGMARTEICCTSCGGHLGHVFPDGPPPTGLRYCMNGTSMIFTPDE; translated from the coding sequence ATGTTTGATAAAAAACGACCCAACGACATGACCGAGGCAGACTGGAAGGAAACATTAACCCCGGAACAGTTTCATGTTCTGCGGCAAAAAGGAACTGAACGAGCATTTACCGGACCTAACTGGAATACCTTTGAGTTGGGCACATATAGCTGCGCGGCATGTAGCGCTAAGTTATTCAAATCTGACACGAAATTCGATGCTGGCTGCGGTTGGCCGAGCTTCTTCGAAGCGGTAGCCCCTGATGTGGTGACGGAGCACAAAGATGCAAGTCACGGCATGGCCAGAACTGAAATTTGTTGCACCTCTTGCGGTGGCCATTTGGGCCATGTGTTTCCCGATGGCCCTCCACCAACCGGTTTGCGTTACTGCATGAACGGAACATCAATGATATTCACACCTGACGAATAA
- a CDS encoding ferredoxin--NADP reductase produces MRNIVYPLRVSEVTAETKQVKTLRFDMPEELRREFIWKPGQHITIELVKNGERLRRPFTISAAPNAESALQITVKPNPDGVVSKHLCSDVKPGGVLNVMPPFGGFALEPQSDHQRTLYFFAGGSGITPAMAMIEAALEHEQRSMLYLLYANRTADDIIFRAQIEKMLEEYPSQLLVKHILSKPSMWSMFSPWKSGRITSEVIQEYLAECKPAAQDAQYFICGPGSMNSDVRAALQNNDVPSDRIHAESFGGNEFEPTIIKSVRARLQLDYYGEAIELEVEEGQSIIAAVREAGLEPPYSCQSGICGACRAQLKSGNVQMQARMALEDVEIAKGAILTCQSYATTSELTVSFR; encoded by the coding sequence ATGAGAAATATCGTCTATCCGTTACGTGTATCCGAAGTCACTGCAGAGACAAAGCAGGTGAAAACACTCCGGTTTGATATGCCCGAAGAGCTGCGTCGCGAGTTCATCTGGAAACCCGGACAACACATCACAATTGAGCTGGTGAAGAATGGTGAGCGGCTGAGGCGGCCCTTCACGATTTCAGCTGCTCCAAATGCTGAAAGCGCACTCCAGATCACTGTGAAGCCCAATCCAGACGGTGTTGTCTCTAAGCACCTGTGTTCCGATGTTAAACCGGGAGGTGTTCTGAATGTGATGCCACCGTTTGGCGGGTTTGCCTTGGAACCTCAATCAGATCATCAGCGCACCCTCTACTTCTTTGCAGGTGGCAGTGGAATTACACCAGCTATGGCGATGATAGAAGCAGCTCTCGAACACGAGCAGCGGTCAATGCTATACCTGCTATACGCAAACAGAACTGCGGATGACATCATTTTCAGAGCCCAAATTGAGAAAATGCTCGAAGAATATCCTTCTCAATTGTTAGTGAAGCATATCCTTTCCAAGCCCTCTATGTGGTCCATGTTCTCACCTTGGAAGAGCGGTCGAATTACCTCTGAAGTAATTCAGGAGTATTTGGCCGAATGTAAGCCCGCCGCGCAGGATGCCCAATACTTCATCTGTGGACCGGGAAGCATGAACAGTGACGTACGAGCCGCGCTCCAGAATAACGATGTGCCGTCAGATCGGATTCATGCTGAGAGCTTTGGTGGCAATGAGTTCGAACCAACCATAATCAAAAGCGTTCGAGCGCGGTTGCAACTGGATTATTATGGTGAAGCTATAGAACTGGAAGTTGAAGAAGGGCAAAGCATAATAGCTGCTGTTCGAGAGGCGGGGTTAGAACCGCCATACTCCTGTCAGTCAGGTATCTGTGGAGCATGCCGCGCACAGCTCAAGAGCGGTAATGTCCAGATGCAAGCCAGAATGGCTCTTGAGGATGTAGAGATCGCCAAGGGTGCTATTCTGACCTGCCAATCCTATGCCACAACTTCAGAGCTCACAGTAAGCTTCAGATAG
- a CDS encoding Na+/H+ antiporter subunit B, giving the protein MNTLIFRTVAPYLTALTMLFSIFVLLRGHNEPGGGFIGGLIAVSAFAIYGIACGVSAVRRAMKFHPMSIAASGLLLAVLSVLPSLFLGKAAMTSQWLAVPVLGTVVDLSTPLFFDVGVYLVVVGAISSIVLSLEERATD; this is encoded by the coding sequence ATGAATACGCTCATATTCAGAACTGTCGCCCCGTACTTGACAGCGTTGACAATGCTGTTCTCCATATTTGTTTTGTTGCGCGGACATAATGAGCCGGGTGGCGGGTTTATTGGCGGACTAATCGCTGTGTCCGCTTTTGCAATCTACGGTATCGCTTGCGGTGTTTCAGCTGTTCGCAGGGCAATGAAGTTCCACCCGATGTCGATTGCAGCTTCCGGCCTGCTTCTGGCTGTACTTTCCGTACTGCCAAGCCTTTTTCTTGGAAAAGCTGCAATGACGAGCCAGTGGTTAGCAGTCCCGGTTTTGGGAACTGTCGTTGACTTGTCTACCCCGTTGTTCTTTGACGTTGGCGTATATCTGGTTGTTGTCGGGGCGATTTCCTCAATTGTTCTTTCTCTGGAAGAAAGGGCGACAGACTAA